In the genome of bacterium, the window TAAGTGGGTTAAATGGAGAACCATTTTCTTCAATTTTAACATGAACTTTATTTTCACTTGATACCCATATTACTCTTATGAACTGACCATCATTATATGAGCAGGTTATTAAAGTAGAGCATATTTCATCAATAGATAACATTAATTCCCATGTTTTTTTAAACCCGATTTTTTCCTGTGAACACATTCTCTGAACAAAATCAGAAATTGCTTCAAGTCCA includes:
- a CDS encoding ATP-binding protein, giving the protein MGNKERVAVLIVEKEFAGLEAISDFVQRMCSQEKIGFKKTWELMLSIDEICSTLITCSYNDGQFIRVIWVSSENKVHVKIEENGSPFNPLKNFDEEDAIYGLGPQIIETMVDEAKYERENNFNCILITKKIRKK